In Thermodesulfovibrio aggregans, the following proteins share a genomic window:
- a CDS encoding TlyA family RNA methyltransferase — MKFRLDQLLFKKGITESREKARALIIEGKVLVNGKKIEKPGTQVDENVKIELCGETLPYVSRGGLKLEAALKAFSIDVKDKVAMDVGASTGGFSDCLLQHGAKRVYAIDVGYGQLAWKLRTDPRVIPIERTNIRYMSEEKIPEKVDIATVDVSFISLKLVIPKVIEFLRPQGEIVALIKPQFEAGKGEVPKGGVIRDPQKRLKIVEEIQEFFKSVNLEVAGLIESPIPGQKGNIEYLIYAKLNQQ; from the coding sequence GTGAAGTTTCGTTTAGACCAGCTACTTTTTAAAAAAGGAATCACAGAAAGCAGAGAGAAAGCCCGTGCTCTTATAATTGAAGGAAAGGTTCTTGTAAATGGCAAAAAAATTGAAAAACCCGGAACACAGGTTGATGAAAATGTAAAAATAGAACTCTGCGGTGAGACTCTTCCCTATGTAAGCAGAGGTGGATTAAAGCTTGAAGCAGCGCTGAAAGCTTTCTCTATTGATGTCAAAGACAAAGTAGCAATGGATGTTGGTGCAAGCACAGGAGGTTTTAGTGACTGTCTTTTGCAGCATGGTGCAAAGCGTGTTTATGCAATAGATGTTGGATATGGACAGCTTGCATGGAAACTGAGAACAGACCCGAGAGTAATTCCAATTGAGAGAACAAATATAAGATACATGTCAGAAGAAAAAATTCCTGAAAAAGTTGATATAGCAACAGTTGATGTATCTTTTATTTCTCTCAAACTTGTAATTCCAAAAGTAATTGAGTTTCTTAGACCTCAAGGAGAAATAGTTGCATTAATAAAGCCTCAATTTGAAGCAGGAAAAGGTGAAGTGCCAAAAGGAGGAGTAATAAGAGATCCGCAAAAGAGATTGAAAATAGTAGAGGAGATTCAGGAATTTTTTAAATCAGTGAATTTAGAAGTAGCCGGACTAATAGAGTCTCCAATTCCTGGACAGAAGGGGAATATAGAATATTTAATCTATGCTAAACTCAATCAACAATAG
- a CDS encoding permease encodes MKERTKFGLILLMFLIFYFLPIENQRFINAIFESLALAKWYAQEHVLLCLIPAFFIAGAIAVFVNKAAVMKYFGAKTNKLISYGVASVSGSILAVCSCTILPLFMSIYQRGAGLGPAIAFLYSGPAINVLAIILTARILGWDIGVARAVGAVLFSIIIGLLMHLIFIKEEKNRQADEEFEVAGIQSKPLYQTALHLFFMIGFLIFANWGKPQEGSVAFWWTVYNIKWILAIIFFTLVILSSLKWFSKDELTQWVYQTWYYAYLIIPLLFVGVLVAGFFFGRVGHEGIVPSKWVYSLVGGNSFQANFIASVVGAFMYFATLTEVPIIQGLLGAGMGKGPALALLLAGPALSLPSMLIIMRTIGFKKTAVYVSLVIIMATLSGMIFGSIVD; translated from the coding sequence TTGAAGGAAAGAACTAAATTTGGATTAATTTTGCTCATGTTTCTCATCTTTTATTTTCTACCTATTGAAAATCAAAGATTTATAAATGCGATTTTCGAATCCCTTGCCCTTGCAAAGTGGTATGCTCAGGAACATGTTCTTTTATGTCTCATTCCAGCCTTTTTCATTGCAGGAGCAATTGCGGTTTTCGTAAACAAAGCTGCTGTGATGAAATACTTCGGTGCAAAGACAAATAAGTTAATTTCCTACGGAGTAGCTTCAGTATCCGGTTCAATTCTCGCTGTATGCTCATGCACAATTTTACCCCTATTTATGAGCATCTATCAAAGAGGCGCAGGTCTTGGTCCTGCGATTGCTTTTCTTTATTCAGGTCCTGCCATAAATGTGCTTGCTATAATTCTGACTGCAAGAATTCTTGGCTGGGACATAGGAGTTGCAAGAGCAGTTGGTGCAGTTCTTTTCAGTATAATTATTGGTTTACTCATGCATCTAATTTTTATTAAGGAAGAAAAAAATAGGCAGGCAGATGAGGAGTTTGAAGTTGCAGGAATTCAGTCTAAACCTCTATATCAGACAGCACTGCATCTATTTTTTATGATAGGGTTTTTAATTTTTGCAAATTGGGGAAAGCCTCAGGAAGGTTCAGTTGCTTTCTGGTGGACAGTATATAACATCAAGTGGATACTTGCAATAATATTTTTTACATTAGTAATTTTATCCAGTCTTAAATGGTTCAGTAAGGATGAACTTACTCAATGGGTTTATCAGACATGGTATTATGCTTATTTAATTATTCCTCTTCTTTTTGTTGGTGTTCTTGTAGCTGGATTCTTTTTCGGAAGAGTTGGGCATGAAGGTATTGTTCCTTCAAAGTGGGTTTATTCTTTGGTAGGTGGAAATTCTTTTCAGGCTAATTTTATTGCAAGTGTTGTAGGTGCCTTTATGTATTTCGCAACTCTTACCGAGGTTCCAATAATTCAGGGATTACTTGGTGCAGGAATGGGGAAAGGACCTGCACTTGCACTTTTGCTTGCTGGACCAGCCTTGAGCCTTCCGAGTATGCTTATAATTATGAGAACAATTGGTTTTAAGAAAACAGCCGTTTATGTAAGCCTTGTTATAATAATGGCAACTCTATCAGGTATGATTTTCGGTTCTATTGTTGATTGA
- a CDS encoding ArsR/SmtB family transcription factor: MKNLKLSEMAKVFHALSDETRLKIIKILEKGELCVCEIVAALDMIQPKVSFHLGVLKESGLVKIKRKGKWILYSLDDSDLFKRFLIFSVLEKISDDEIKKELENLENFKTNQDPRYCKT, translated from the coding sequence ATGAAGAATTTGAAACTTTCTGAGATGGCAAAAGTTTTTCATGCCCTATCTGATGAAACAAGGTTGAAGATTATCAAAATCCTTGAAAAAGGAGAGCTTTGTGTATGCGAGATAGTTGCTGCACTTGATATGATTCAACCTAAGGTTTCTTTTCATCTTGGAGTATTGAAGGAATCTGGATTAGTAAAAATAAAAAGAAAAGGCAAATGGATTCTTTACAGCCTTGATGATTCAGATTTATTTAAAAGATTTTTAATCTTTTCTGTGCTTGAAAAAATTTCAGATGATGAAATCAAAAAAGAGTTAGAGAATTTAGAAAATTTTAAAACTAATCAGGACCCCCGCTATTGTAAAACTTAA
- the hisG gene encoding ATP phosphoribosyltransferase has translation MEDKILKIGLPKGSLQETTLKLFKKAGYNIHVSHRSYYPVIDDEEISAMLLRAQEIPVYVEKGYLDCGLTGYDWILEQDVDVVEVAELRYAKEGFRPVRWVIAVPEDSPIKTIEDLQNKRIATELVGYTKRYLKSKGIKAEVYFSWGATEVKPPYLADAIVDLTETGTSLKANKLRVIETILESTTRFIANKNAWKNAWKKRKMQDIAMLLQGALLAEEKVGLKMNVPKESLKKVLSLLNSLHSPTISQLYDENWYAVEVIINEKRVRELLPKLKEAGASGFVEYPLNKVIP, from the coding sequence ATGGAAGATAAAATCTTAAAAATCGGATTGCCTAAGGGAAGTCTTCAGGAGACAACTTTAAAACTTTTCAAGAAAGCAGGATATAACATACATGTATCCCATAGATCCTACTATCCAGTAATTGATGATGAAGAGATCTCTGCCATGCTTTTAAGGGCTCAGGAAATACCTGTTTATGTTGAAAAGGGATATCTTGACTGTGGACTTACTGGATATGACTGGATTCTTGAGCAAGATGTAGATGTAGTAGAGGTGGCTGAACTCAGGTATGCAAAAGAGGGATTCAGACCGGTTCGCTGGGTTATAGCAGTTCCCGAAGATTCTCCAATTAAAACAATAGAAGATCTGCAAAACAAAAGAATTGCTACAGAGCTTGTTGGATATACAAAGAGATATTTAAAATCAAAAGGAATCAAAGCTGAAGTTTATTTTTCTTGGGGTGCAACAGAAGTTAAACCTCCTTATCTTGCCGATGCAATAGTTGATTTAACTGAAACAGGAACTTCATTAAAAGCAAATAAATTACGCGTTATTGAAACAATTCTTGAGTCAACAACTCGCTTTATTGCCAATAAAAATGCATGGAAAAATGCATGGAAAAAGAGAAAAATGCAGGATATAGCAATGCTTCTTCAAGGAGCTCTGTTAGCTGAAGAAAAAGTTGGACTTAAGATGAATGTGCCAAAAGAATCTCTCAAAAAAGTGCTAAGTCTTCTTAACTCTTTACACTCTCCTACAATATCTCAACTTTATGATGAAAACTGGTATGCAGTAGAAGTTATAATAAATGAAAAGAGAGTTAGAGAACTTTTACCAAAGCTCAAAGAAGCAGGTGCTTCTGGATTTGTTGAATATCCATTGAATAAAGTAATTCCATAA
- the rplU gene encoding 50S ribosomal protein L21, which translates to MYAVIETGGKQFKVKVGDVLKIAKLNVEQGNEVVFDKVLLFQGNEGLKIGSPYVEGLKIKGEVVETGKDKKVLVYRPPSKKAIHRLKGHRQWYTKVKIKEIIGG; encoded by the coding sequence ATGTATGCTGTTATAGAAACAGGTGGAAAACAGTTTAAGGTTAAAGTGGGAGATGTATTAAAAATTGCAAAGCTTAATGTTGAGCAAGGAAATGAAGTAGTGTTTGACAAAGTGTTACTTTTTCAAGGTAATGAGGGTCTTAAGATAGGTTCACCTTATGTGGAAGGATTAAAGATTAAAGGTGAAGTAGTTGAAACTGGGAAGGATAAAAAGGTACTTGTTTATAGACCACCTTCAAAAAAGGCTATTCATAGACTAAAAGGTCATAGACAGTGGTATACTAAAGTAAAGATAAAAGAAATCATAGGAGGATAA
- the rpmA gene encoding 50S ribosomal protein L27, which yields MAHKKGVGSSRNGRDSHAKRLGVKRFGGQFVKAGNILVRQRGTKFHPGANVGVGSDYTLFALIDGIVKFERKDKQRLKVSVYPVTEPVQ from the coding sequence ATGGCACATAAAAAAGGGGTTGGAAGTTCAAGAAATGGAAGAGATAGCCATGCTAAAAGGCTTGGCGTAAAAAGATTTGGTGGACAGTTTGTAAAAGCCGGAAATATTCTTGTTCGGCAAAGAGGAACAAAGTTTCATCCCGGAGCTAATGTAGGTGTTGGCTCTGACTATACTCTCTTTGCATTAATTGATGGAATTGTGAAATTTGAAAGAAAAGACAAACAAAGACTTAAAGTAAGCGTTTATCCAGTAACAGAACCTGTCCAGTAA
- the obgE gene encoding GTPase ObgE, whose protein sequence is MQFVDYVKIYVKAGDGGRGCVSFRREKYVPRGGPDGGDGGKGGDVIIRASSELHTLIDHKYQKTYKAQRGQHGKGSNMKGKDGEDLVIKVPVGTVIKDADTEEIIADLDEEGKQVVVAKGGKGGLGNAHFATPTNQAPRYAQPGQKGEERWIILELKLLADVGLIGLPNAGKSTLISVISSARPKIADYPFTTLAPVLGVVKYGEYKSFVIADIPGLIEGAHKGAGLGHQFLRHVERTYMLLHLVDVSDFLESDPVEDFEKIQRELELYNQSLTQKPFAVVGTKIDIAHRGERLNKLKNYCEKKGIDFFPISAVKKEGIYKLLKYLAERLKK, encoded by the coding sequence ATGCAATTCGTTGATTATGTTAAAATCTATGTAAAAGCTGGTGATGGTGGAAGAGGCTGTGTCAGCTTCCGGAGAGAAAAGTATGTTCCAAGAGGAGGACCAGATGGTGGAGATGGTGGCAAAGGAGGAGATGTAATAATTAGAGCTTCCAGTGAACTCCACACTCTCATTGATCATAAATATCAAAAAACATATAAGGCACAGCGGGGACAACACGGTAAAGGAAGTAATATGAAAGGTAAAGATGGAGAAGATTTAGTAATAAAAGTCCCTGTTGGAACAGTTATTAAAGATGCTGATACAGAAGAAATAATTGCTGATCTTGACGAAGAAGGTAAACAAGTGGTTGTAGCAAAAGGTGGTAAAGGAGGACTTGGTAATGCTCATTTTGCAACTCCGACAAATCAGGCTCCAAGATATGCTCAGCCAGGGCAAAAAGGTGAAGAAAGATGGATAATTCTTGAACTTAAGCTTTTAGCGGATGTAGGACTTATCGGCCTTCCAAATGCGGGAAAATCAACATTAATTTCTGTAATAAGCTCTGCCCGTCCAAAAATTGCTGACTATCCTTTTACTACACTTGCTCCAGTTCTTGGAGTTGTAAAATACGGTGAATACAAGAGTTTTGTCATAGCCGATATTCCAGGTTTAATAGAAGGAGCTCATAAGGGCGCAGGACTGGGACATCAATTTTTAAGACATGTAGAGAGAACTTATATGCTCTTACATCTTGTTGATGTATCAGATTTTTTAGAATCTGATCCTGTGGAAGATTTTGAGAAAATTCAGAGAGAACTTGAACTTTACAACCAGTCTCTCACACAAAAGCCTTTTGCAGTAGTTGGAACAAAAATTGATATTGCCCATAGAGGAGAAAGACTAAATAAGCTTAAAAATTACTGTGAAAAAAAAGGAATTGATTTTTTCCCAATAAGTGCTGTAAAAAAAGAAGGTATTTATAAACTTCTTAAATATCTTGCTGAAAGGTTGAAAAAATGA
- the proB gene encoding glutamate 5-kinase, producing MRIVVKVGSNLLTDKTGRINQKRIHSLAREISELHNKKVEIVVVSSGAIASGLKKLGLKTKPKEIRKKQATAAVGQPLLMWMYEKYFLKFKKHIAQILLTRDDLSDRVRYVNAKNTILTLLEMGVIPIINENDTVATDEIKFGDNDQLAALVSGLIEANHLIILSDVPGLYTSDPKKDPNAKLIKHVKEVSKDLIEIAKPTSTGYGTGGMYSKVIAAKKATSFGIPVHIVSGRKYGNIKAVIEGKQVGTYFEPVSQRVTSRKGWIAYATRAKGNLYIDEGAVKALLNDGKSLLPSGIKKVEGDFDTGDAVYCIDEKGEKIAKGLVNYSSCEIKMIKGKKSSEIEKILGYKYSDEVIHRDNLVILV from the coding sequence ATGAGGATTGTTGTAAAAGTAGGAAGTAATCTTTTAACTGACAAAACAGGACGAATTAATCAAAAAAGAATACACTCTCTCGCCCGTGAGATCTCTGAACTGCACAATAAAAAGGTGGAAATTGTAGTTGTATCCTCTGGAGCAATTGCATCAGGATTGAAAAAACTTGGACTTAAAACAAAACCAAAAGAAATACGCAAAAAACAGGCAACTGCTGCAGTTGGCCAGCCTCTATTAATGTGGATGTATGAGAAGTATTTTTTAAAGTTTAAAAAACACATAGCTCAAATTCTTCTTACCAGAGATGATCTCAGTGATAGAGTTAGATATGTAAACGCTAAAAATACAATTCTCACACTTCTTGAGATGGGTGTAATTCCAATTATTAACGAAAATGATACAGTAGCAACCGATGAAATAAAATTTGGTGATAATGACCAGCTTGCAGCTCTTGTATCAGGACTTATTGAGGCAAATCACCTGATAATTCTATCAGACGTTCCAGGTCTATATACTTCTGATCCTAAAAAAGACCCAAATGCTAAATTGATAAAACATGTAAAAGAAGTCTCAAAAGACCTCATTGAAATAGCAAAACCAACAAGCACAGGATATGGAACTGGAGGTATGTATTCAAAAGTGATTGCTGCAAAAAAGGCAACATCATTTGGTATTCCTGTTCATATTGTTAGTGGAAGAAAATATGGAAATATTAAAGCAGTAATTGAAGGCAAACAGGTTGGCACATACTTTGAACCTGTATCTCAAAGAGTAACCTCTCGAAAAGGCTGGATAGCCTATGCAACAAGAGCCAAGGGTAATCTCTATATAGACGAAGGTGCAGTAAAAGCTTTGCTTAATGATGGAAAAAGTCTTCTACCATCAGGAATTAAAAAGGTTGAAGGAGATTTTGATACAGGAGATGCAGTATACTGCATTGACGAAAAGGGCGAAAAAATTGCAAAAGGGCTTGTTAATTACTCATCCTGTGAAATAAAAATGATAAAAGGTAAAAAATCTTCTGAAATTGAGAAGATTCTTGGATATAAATACTCAGATGAAGTAATTCACAGAGACAATCTTGTTATACTTGTATAA
- a CDS encoding DUF3617 domain-containing protein: MFKKSLIALWVSLFLISCSSNTSKTSGPNLKEGKWEITITMEAKGQMPFKMPPQTFTQCITKEKVIPVSAENETNQNCKFIRNTITGDTVSWTMECKTPDGSVINEGTITYKGDNFEGFSKVKHSSTEFTQKMIGKWVGECK, from the coding sequence ATGTTTAAGAAGAGTTTAATTGCGCTTTGGGTTTCTTTATTTTTAATTTCATGCAGTTCAAATACCTCTAAAACTTCAGGACCGAATTTAAAAGAGGGAAAATGGGAGATAACTATTACCATGGAAGCAAAAGGTCAGATGCCTTTTAAAATGCCACCACAAACTTTTACTCAATGTATAACAAAAGAAAAAGTTATTCCTGTGAGTGCTGAGAATGAGACTAACCAGAACTGTAAATTTATAAGAAATACCATAACAGGTGATACTGTCTCCTGGACAATGGAATGTAAAACTCCTGATGGTTCAGTAATTAATGAAGGAACAATTACCTATAAAGGAGACAATTTTGAGGGATTTTCCAAGGTAAAACACTCTTCAACAGAGTTTACTCAAAAAATGATTGGAAAGTGGGTTGGAGAGTGTAAATAA
- a CDS encoding DUF763 domain-containing protein, with the protein MNKTGIANLPLHSGRAPYWLFKRMVALSRAIIELMIIEFGREEFLRRLSDPYWFQSLGCVLGFDWHSSGVTTTVTGALKEALKGMENEFGLFIAGGKAQRAIQTPQEIINYAESGGFDSEPLVYASRLTAKVDNVAVQDGFNLYHHTIFFTSDGHWCVIQQGMNESLSIARRYHWLSFTLKSFVEEPHEAVCCDVKTETLNFTAKESSDLRRASVIVSKEKPEKIIKEIQKISELKLPKRHLITLNDINPQHLYKIFLKTYEKQPENFESLLEIKGLGPKALRAIALTSEIIYGTPIVFKDPAKFSFAHGGKDRTPYPVDRRIYDKTIEVMKKAISYAKIGRMEKISALRRISKIIESPY; encoded by the coding sequence ATGAACAAAACCGGGATTGCAAATCTACCTCTTCATAGTGGAAGAGCTCCCTATTGGTTATTTAAGAGAATGGTTGCTCTATCAAGAGCAATAATCGAGCTAATGATAATAGAGTTTGGAAGAGAAGAGTTTTTAAGAAGGCTTTCTGATCCTTACTGGTTCCAATCTCTTGGCTGTGTGCTCGGTTTTGATTGGCATAGCAGTGGAGTTACTACAACTGTTACAGGAGCTCTAAAAGAGGCCTTAAAGGGAATGGAAAATGAGTTCGGATTATTTATTGCAGGAGGTAAGGCACAAAGAGCTATACAAACTCCGCAGGAGATAATCAATTATGCTGAAAGTGGAGGATTTGATTCAGAACCACTTGTCTATGCAAGTAGACTTACCGCAAAAGTTGATAATGTGGCAGTTCAGGACGGTTTTAATCTTTATCATCATACAATATTTTTTACTTCTGATGGACATTGGTGTGTTATTCAGCAAGGAATGAATGAAAGTCTTTCAATTGCAAGAAGATATCACTGGCTTAGTTTTACACTAAAAAGTTTTGTAGAAGAACCTCACGAGGCAGTATGCTGTGATGTAAAAACTGAAACTTTGAATTTTACAGCAAAAGAATCTTCAGATTTAAGAAGAGCTTCGGTAATTGTCTCAAAGGAAAAACCTGAAAAAATAATAAAAGAAATACAAAAAATAAGTGAACTAAAACTGCCAAAAAGACATTTAATAACCCTAAATGATATAAATCCACAACATCTCTATAAAATTTTTCTAAAAACCTATGAAAAACAACCTGAAAATTTTGAATCTCTTCTTGAGATTAAAGGACTGGGACCAAAGGCATTGAGAGCAATTGCATTAACTTCAGAAATTATATATGGAACTCCAATTGTTTTTAAAGATCCAGCGAAGTTTAGTTTTGCCCATGGTGGTAAAGACAGAACTCCTTATCCTGTTGATAGAAGAATTTATGACAAAACTATTGAGGTTATGAAAAAAGCTATTTCATATGCAAAAATTGGAAGAATGGAAAAAATCTCGGCATTGAGAAGGATTTCAAAAATTATTGAATCTCCATATTGA
- a CDS encoding putative sulfate exporter family transporter — protein MVEQKKGVSEDWLAFWLAIVIFLISLLAYTGTDPLGWVVSTKEWTDSSKAIAPTGKMYQSVKGEITKIDGNKLTIKKADGKEETVTVSDPTKYKVGDTYEKKGLSGFTSLVLTYIFMAVVFSIGAALMRANVVKFNIGFFFIFWLSYLCWFIGHYAYFAATDPKKFNIPWSLKLTGEGGFIFALLLGLIVGNFFRGFAKFIGEALKPEFYIKTAIGLMGALLGLKSAQAFGLASAVLFRGLCAIIEAYLIYWALVYFIARKWFKFSKEWAAPLASGISICGVSAAIATGGAIKARPVVPIMVSSLVVIFAVVELIILPFFAQAFLWKEPMVAGAWMGLAVKTDGAAFASGAVVDALIRAKAETAAGIKYEPGWMLMAASTTKLFIDIFISIWAFILAYIWCAKIECKPGERVSAVEIWRRFPKFVMAYAITFIVILLISAPHAPKIEPVDAQIKKINKEITSIEKQLATVTDETQKTQLVAKIDEKKKQIKDLEASIKDSKKIISQTSTATAGTNALRVLFFLITFFTIGVMSDFRKLWEEGIGRLAVVYLICLFGFILWIGLLISYIFFHGVKPPVITG, from the coding sequence ATGGTAGAACAAAAAAAGGGTGTTAGTGAGGACTGGCTGGCGTTCTGGCTGGCAATTGTTATCTTCTTAATTTCACTACTTGCTTACACAGGTACGGACCCGCTTGGCTGGGTTGTCTCAACAAAGGAATGGACAGATTCAAGCAAAGCAATAGCGCCAACAGGAAAGATGTATCAATCTGTTAAAGGTGAGATTACAAAGATTGATGGAAACAAGCTCACTATCAAGAAAGCCGATGGCAAAGAGGAAACTGTAACTGTATCTGATCCAACGAAATATAAAGTTGGTGATACTTACGAAAAGAAAGGTCTTTCAGGTTTTACTTCACTGGTGCTTACCTATATCTTTATGGCTGTTGTATTCTCAATAGGTGCAGCACTCATGCGGGCAAACGTAGTCAAATTTAACATAGGATTCTTCTTCATCTTCTGGTTAAGTTATCTCTGCTGGTTTATTGGTCACTATGCCTACTTTGCTGCAACAGATCCCAAAAAATTCAATATTCCATGGTCATTGAAACTCACAGGTGAAGGTGGTTTTATTTTTGCCCTATTACTTGGCTTGATAGTTGGTAACTTCTTCAGAGGGTTCGCAAAATTTATAGGTGAGGCATTAAAACCTGAGTTTTATATTAAAACAGCCATTGGTTTGATGGGTGCATTACTTGGTCTGAAATCAGCTCAAGCGTTTGGACTTGCTTCAGCAGTTCTTTTCAGAGGACTCTGCGCTATAATTGAAGCATATCTTATTTACTGGGCACTTGTTTACTTTATCGCAAGAAAGTGGTTTAAATTCAGCAAAGAATGGGCAGCTCCTCTGGCATCTGGAATCTCCATATGCGGTGTTTCTGCTGCCATTGCAACTGGTGGAGCAATAAAGGCAAGACCTGTTGTCCCAATAATGGTTAGCTCCCTTGTAGTTATATTTGCTGTTGTTGAGCTGATTATTCTTCCATTCTTTGCTCAAGCTTTCCTGTGGAAAGAGCCAATGGTTGCTGGTGCATGGATGGGTTTGGCAGTTAAAACAGACGGTGCAGCCTTTGCATCCGGTGCAGTTGTTGATGCACTTATAAGAGCTAAGGCTGAAACTGCTGCTGGTATTAAGTATGAACCCGGATGGATGCTAATGGCAGCATCTACAACAAAGCTATTTATTGACATATTCATCAGTATCTGGGCATTCATTCTTGCCTATATCTGGTGTGCAAAGATTGAATGTAAACCTGGTGAAAGAGTTTCAGCTGTAGAGATATGGAGAAGATTTCCAAAGTTCGTAATGGCATATGCTATTACATTCATAGTAATTCTTCTTATTTCTGCTCCACATGCTCCTAAAATTGAGCCCGTAGATGCACAAATTAAGAAGATTAATAAGGAAATAACATCAATCGAAAAACAGCTTGCAACAGTTACAGATGAAACTCAGAAAACTCAGCTTGTAGCAAAGATTGATGAGAAAAAGAAACAGATCAAAGACCTTGAGGCAAGCATAAAAGATTCAAAGAAAATAATATCTCAGACAAGCACTGCTACAGCTGGAACAAATGCTTTAAGAGTGCTATTCTTCTTAATCACATTCTTTACGATCGGAGTAATGTCTGATTTCAGAAAGCTCTGGGAAGAGGGAATTGGAAGACTTGCTGTGGTTTATCTCATCTGTCTATTTGGATTCATTCTCTGGATCGGATTGTTAATATCCTATATATTCTTCCACGGAGTAAAACCTCCGGTAATAACTGGTTAA
- a CDS encoding F0F1 ATP synthase subunit epsilon: MADKLKLEVITPYGEVINEEVDEVYTTGAEGDFGVFPGHCAFMTAIRIGSLSYKKDGQMHYLFVNKGYCEVLNDRVLVLVGSAERIEEIDVERAKAAMARAEERIRRAQAGETDIDLARAQAALERATIRIQLATKLIPR; the protein is encoded by the coding sequence ATGGCAGATAAGCTGAAGTTAGAAGTTATAACTCCCTATGGGGAAGTAATAAACGAAGAAGTTGATGAGGTCTACACAACCGGTGCAGAAGGAGATTTTGGAGTATTTCCAGGACATTGTGCGTTTATGACAGCAATAAGAATTGGTTCTCTCTCATACAAAAAAGATGGACAGATGCATTATCTCTTTGTGAACAAGGGATACTGTGAAGTTCTCAATGATAGGGTTCTTGTACTGGTTGGAAGTGCCGAAAGAATTGAAGAGATTGATGTAGAAAGAGCAAAAGCAGCTATGGCTCGTGCTGAGGAGAGAATTCGCAGAGCTCAGGCTGGTGAAACAGACATTGATCTGGCAAGAGCTCAAGCAGCTCTTGAGAGAGCAACTATAAGAATTCAGCTCGCCACAAAACTCATACCAAGATAA